A region of the Carya illinoinensis cultivar Pawnee chromosome 16, C.illinoinensisPawnee_v1, whole genome shotgun sequence genome:
tccaagaacatcttagagcaatctctcccccatttgattgattctttcttggaaaaacatttctccaccacaacatacacaaaaatcagcttttacttgagtccattgaagtggacatttttgttggccggaagagtccggagctgccgttgatgcaaagatcgagaggttctcgtgggaagctataggaaggtcggagttccgacactacatgcgtgtagagatcgagtgggtcactcgtggtgttgcaagccaagtttagctactacaaaggttttgtgagtgttctaaattggttgtaacaaactaaagtttctatagtggatttgaggtggtgtcttacacccggagtggttttagattttgaagaggttcttcaaatgagtttccactccgtgaacaaaatcatgtgttgattatttgtgttatttgtttcatttattatctgcttgtttgattaattttcagaaggccataaaaattagattacacctattcaccccccctctaggtgtagtgttgtgtagaaccactgctttttcatagacaaatatatttaaaatcattttcttaatcattaagtatataaaataaaatataaaattgccGAGCAGTATATTTGAGCGGTATTGCCCAGGCGACATATTCTTTATTCTTAGTAGttatactatcattttccttcttaaatTTAGCAACAAGATTTGAACGCCTACGACTCAACGAGTGTGTGgagaaaacaaattgaaaaactGGCCGaattgatggtttggtttgattcatAATCAGTTTAGTTTATTAGTTTTGATTTCAGTTCTGATTCTCAAGAACTAAAATCAAAACTAACCCTAATCGATCCCAATTTTCATGTGAACGAACCGAACTAGAGTATggaaacttttaattttttctataaaatataaatatatttattatattattaaatttttatattatatatgtattatatgcttattaaaataaaatcacattttaatcttattatttatgcctattaaacataaaattaatcttctaaagtttaaaataacatttgatataacataaaattaatattaagttattgaTATAAActtatcattattatatatgaaggataaatatatttttagtataatgaattataatatatatgctttttgataaatatatttttacatatttgattatagatatttatataaaaaatctagAATTTATATAGACTATTGTTAAATAAggtacttatactataatataaatagactaataatttaatatatgtaaatatcattctttaacttatatatatatatatatatatataaattataaacatcatattattatcataaaaaatcatgtaaaaactaagttagatattaatataataatatgtaatttatcagAGTTGGGATTGACCTTGACGAATACAAGTATATATTGGAAGGAACTCCTTCACTTGTTCAATCCGTATTAAATGATTTGATGTAATGTCTTGATGAAATTCagtttcatttcccaaaaaaaaataaaaaaactgcacCACTATTATTGAGTATATCTAGTGCGAGTGCTTCATATAATCCACTTGACTACACAGCCTTTATAACAAGGATAGGGAGTTGTGGGAACCGTTTTGATTGAAGTTTTgtcataaaacaaaaattctatataccgcatagattattattttatttttatcctattaaataagatgtaacatatttatcataattaaataatcattaattacatagttgtttataatttaataatgataaatatgtcacatcttacttaataggataaaaataatataagaatgtAGTGTATAACATTATTCACAACTAATAACTTTACCTTGTATTATACTTTTctacttacaatttttttttttttaaattatgctgCTGGTAAGTTTGACCGGGCAGCATATAACTTGTTGTAGATATATGTTTTTACAACgtctatgtaatttttattctgcacataatttttaataatgctACGAATAGTTATAAGATGTataaattttgtgtttttttttttctaaaagaacgtagagtttactattaaaaatataattttataatatgtcatATATTTACCTattcttttcaaataaaataagtaagatttgcatattttaaaattataaatatcattaattaattaattaatttctattCAAGAGTTCGTGTCCATCAACCGTGTTCTTATCAGTTTTATTGTCTATCTTTAAGCCAAGTCGTCGTGTGTGAGCCATAAAGAGAAGAACTGCTTTTCTTCAATGTAGCAACCAGATTTGAACGCCTACGGACTCAACGAGTGCATGGAGAAAACAAATCCGAAAACTGGTTGAACAAATGGTTTGGTCCGGTTTGCAATTAGTCTAGATTCTCAACAATCTAGCCTTCATTAATCCCGATTTTTACGTTTTAAAAATGGATTGGACCGAACCGAATCAAAtcaaatatagatatttttaattgttgtatataatatattaaatattttttatattattaatgttttatattatatatgtactaTATGTTTATTAAgatgaaattttaatcttattattcatgctaattaatcttataaattttttgatataacataaaattattattaaaatattaagataaacttattataattatgtatgtattatatatacatcTCATTCATGTCACATTGTATAAGACATGTAagtttgttaaataaatttgatattaGCAAGGGGTTTAAGGAAATACGAAAAACTTGTTAAACTGCATCGAATCATATTGAAAtcgaaaaaattaaaagtaataattttGGTGATAAATCggttcaatttttaaaattgattgatATTGATTTGATtctaaaatatgtataaaatcaGATCGAATAGAACCGACCCAATTACACCGGTAACGCGTGGATTTGCGTCCCTTTTATTGCTTCGCCGGCTTATGCAGGGCATTCACTTGCTTAGCCACCCAAATACGAACTAAAACACAGAGCAAGAAGTAAAGAAAGGCCATTCTCGCTTCTGCATGCCTCTCTGCGTATCTTTCCTACGCCTCCTCTCCTTTTGAGCTTTCATTCCATCAAGTTCATGGGCACTCTGATCTTGTTCATCCTCTTCTCGGTATTGTTTGCTCCGGCGACATCCACAAATCGCACTTTGAGCAATGGTTTGTCTCTCTCCAGCGAGAAACCGGAAGATGTTTTGACTTCGCCAAATGGAGTGTTCTCCGCGGGCTTTTACCCCGTCGGTGACAATGCTTATTGCTTTGCCATATGGTTCGCCTCCCGAACCTCAAGGAGTCAGGACCGCACCGTTGTCTGGATGGCCAACCGAGACCAACCGGTTAACGGAAGGAAATCGAAGCTCTCCCTGCTCAGAACTGGTAATCTTATCTTAACCGACGCCGGTAAGTTCACCGTCTGGGAAACAAACACTGTTTCTATCTCTTCTTTAGAATTACGTCTTTCCGATGCTGGTAATCTTGTTCTACGAACTTTGGGAGGTGGAAGTTTGTGGGAAAGCTTCGACTTTCCCACAGATACCTTGCTTCCCCAGCGATTTCTAACTAGTGATACAAAGCTTGTCTCCTCGAGAAGCCAGACCAACTATTCCTCTGGCTTCTACAAGCTTCTTTTCGATAATGACAACGTTCTCTGCCTTCTTTATGATCGGGCTAACATTTCCAGTCGTTACTGGCCTGAACCATGGCTTACGCCCGGGCAAGCCCAAAGGTTCGTGTACAATAGTAGCAGAATCGCAGTGCTTGATTCCTTCGGGAACTTTAGTTCTTCCGATAAATTTACATTTTCGTCAACTGACTATGGGCAATTGCTCCATAGAAGATTGACACTTGATTACGATGGTAATCTTCGATTGTACAGTTGGGACGAGGAGGGCGAGATGTGGGTTGTTTCATGGCAGGCCTCGCAGGTACCTTGTATTATTCATGGTGTTTGTGGAGCTAACGGTATATGCAGCTATGTTCCTGATATTGGCAGAAAGTGCTCGTGCCTCCCAGGGTATAAGATGATAAATCATACCGATTGGTCTCAAGGGTGTGAACCCGAATTTGATCTCTCGTTTGGGAAAAACAAGTTTGATTTTTGGCTGTTATCCTATCTTGATTACTATGGTTTTGATTATGGTAGCTACCACAATTTTACACTTGCTCAATGCAAGGAGTTATGCTTGGGATTGCCCGAGTGCAAAGCATTCCAATACACCTTTTCCAGGGAACAAGGACGTTCAAGTTGTTACCCCAAGACTCTACTGATGAATGGACATCGTCATTCTTTTCCTGGAAGCTTCTATCTAAGAGTGCCCAAAAAAAATCTCCTAAAACTCCTCTCTAATGCCAATCTTGCAGAAAACATCGGTTTAAATTGTTCCAGTGTAGGTCCCCTGCTATTGGAAAGAGTATACTTAAAAAACCGGGTAAATGGGACCGTGAAATTCATGCTCTGGTTAGTTCAACCCAATTACATAAAATGGGTTAAACTGAGTCTCATTGTGTCAATTTTGACtcacttataattaattaataaaaggtCAAAACATGTTATAGGATATGACTCGTTATTTAAATAGATACTATTAGATCGTGTTTGGGGTtaagtttgaaagtttaaaaaatgcttttaactgtttaaaagctttaaaagaaaaaatgatatgtttgATACATTTATAAAGAGTGCTTTAATCACCTTAAAAAGTAGACTAAAGCTGAAAgcctacttttttaaaaagcactaaattgaaacttttataaaaaagctTCTGCAGACAactgtatattttaaaaaaattaatgtaactaaCTTTAGAAGTGCTTTAGACATGTAAACAACTTTTGAAATATATAGCTTATTATTTAagctataagttatattttctacCATAATTCTAAACATGTACTTAGTATTTGAAAATCTAACCCATTTAGCTTAATAGGTCGTGCTTTtagatttatcaattttttcaaatgtttaTGATTTGTCACGATATAAACTCGACCTACAAATACAAATTACCACTCCTAAATTCACCAATAATGACAGGAATGTCATATGCATGAATAAAGACTCGATTGATTTTTTACAATCGATTTTTTACAACTCACTACTATaacaaaagaaacagaaaagtAGACCCAGAAAAAAGATTGATATTCTTGATTAGAgtttattaatcaaaataataacgTTCCATACtcgtttttaataaaataaattagctCTTTCAACTCCAACACTCAAGCAATATCAATCAATGGTTTATTGCTTTTTATTCTCTCTAAATGCCTACAATAGACTTCTAtcgttcaaaaaataaattaatcaccACTGAGGTCCCAAACTGCAATCACTAATGGAATCAATTCTTGCAATTATGAAACACACATGACAAATCGAGGAATAAGCTAAGTTTTGTAGGTATTGATGCAGCAAATATTGTATGGAAGTACCACGTGTCACTCTATTCGAGTAATGCTAGATCTAAATCTTAAGTGTGCAAGCGGCCTCTGGCAGGTCTTTTGTGAAAAATTGAGCTACACTTGaaatagtgatttttttttttaattacattttcggggtttatattttacaaaatatctGTGCGAGATTTGTGTACTGAAagtttttacaaatcattaCTCTATTCTTTTCGCTCAGCCAAGGACTGAGGCTTGAGACTGACATCTGTAATAAATGCGTAGGAGGAAGGGTGTACACCTCAGTTTATTCTATAGGTTAGAGAAATAAAGTGATGGCTAGCAATATGGTTGCcaccaattaattttattttattttattttattttttatttttttttttctaagttgatgtttttctttgagacttttttaatttgtattttgtttctCTAAATTTAGTTGGTTTTTTAATGTtgggaaattttattttaggcCTAGGACATAGCAAAGTCTAAGTGCATATTTAAGATTGTGGTAGAAGATATatcttataacttaagtaataaattttattattaaaactttatttattatttaatttttatatgtttaaagTACTTCCAaacatgttatatttatttaaaaataaattaaaaatgtgCTCTCTGAAGTAAAAATaaagattatttgaatttttaaaaattatgatcatatttttaaaagtttgaaaattataattattttaaaattgtagaaatattttcattaattgacagttttttttttttaaatttgaattacgTTTTGCATTATCTAAAAAagtaagtttgaaaaaaaacatcaaatgtactttttaacttattttagattaatagtgttttaatatgtaacatccaaataacctaatttttctattaaaatgcttttaagtttatttaaacatttttttaagacTTCTACCAGGCTACCACAACCTCAAACTGGCCTTAATACCTACTACTAGTGGTGTGAACTGTGAAAGATTGATAAAAGCCGAAAGCAAAACCTACTTTCTTCTGCATTCAAGTTTTGTGAACTGCCCATAATTCACACTCTATGATTCTGACTTCAATGTTATTATGGCTTGTAAGATGGCTCAAAATGGTTTGAATCTTccagaactttttttttttttttcctttgaatttTAGCTACTGAAATGAATAGTGAGAAAGGGTTAGACAAATTAAATAGACCCCATCACAATTATAGCTACTGAAATGAATTAATGGGACAACATTCAATACTAAATAAATGTTACGGAGCTCAattcatttttctatatttatcaCACTTAAGTCCTAGacttctattaaaaataaaaataaaaattaagatatctCTATCAAACTGATAGCATGGGTTTTATGTCTCGATTCAAAAAGAAATCACAGCCAAACTCAATATCACGTGTCCAATAACAAGTCAATTCCCAAACGTCAAATATCTATAATTTTCTACGGGAAAAGAtaaaggaaaatagaaaaaaatagaaatgaaaattcaataaattacACTCATTCTATTTTTATCTGACTATTATAAGATGAAAGATAATCCAAATGTGGTAAAAGTGTCACACTTTAT
Encoded here:
- the LOC122298739 gene encoding putative receptor protein kinase ZmPK1, whose protein sequence is MGTLILFILFSVLFAPATSTNRTLSNGLSLSSEKPEDVLTSPNGVFSAGFYPVGDNAYCFAIWFASRTSRSQDRTVVWMANRDQPVNGRKSKLSLLRTGNLILTDAGKFTVWETNTVSISSLELRLSDAGNLVLRTLGGGSLWESFDFPTDTLLPQRFLTSDTKLVSSRSQTNYSSGFYKLLFDNDNVLCLLYDRANISSRYWPEPWLTPGQAQRFVYNSSRIAVLDSFGNFSSSDKFTFSSTDYGQLLHRRLTLDYDGNLRLYSWDEEGEMWVVSWQASQVPCIIHGVCGANGICSYVPDIGRKCSCLPGYKMINHTDWSQGCEPEFDLSFGKNKFDFWLLSYLDYYGFDYGSYHNFTLAQCKELCLGLPECKAFQYTFSREQGRSSCYPKTLLMNGHRHSFPGSFYLRVPKKNLLKLLSNANLAENIGLNCSSVGPLLLERVYLKNRVNGTVKFMLWLVQPNYIKWVKLSLIVSILTHL